In Drosophila ananassae strain 14024-0371.13 chromosome 3R, ASM1763931v2, whole genome shotgun sequence, the DNA window TGCCACCGCCACCAGAACCACCACCCCCGCCCGTTTTGTTCCACTGTCTATTGTTGGAGCCGCGGCCATTGTCATCGTCTCTTTTGGCCAACAGCAGTGGATTTGTTATTCCTTCTGGCCATGGCCGGGGCATTGTCTCGACTCGTGTAGTCTTTTGCATCTCGTGGCTGTTCTTTCCGGGATCTGGCCAAATTTGGTCTGGGCCGCGTGATATAATTCATAATTCATTCGCCCGCGACATCTTTATTTGAATGTCGCAAAAGGCATCTAATAGAGTCAGTTGCAGGCGTGAATTATTGTCTATCCTGTTTACATTCTATGTAAATAAATTGGCGAAATTTTCCAGGAAGGCATGATGGGTATAACTAGAAGTCAGTTTTCGACAAGCGATAGGGGCTCCGTCGATCCTCTAAAAGATTGAAATTTGAAACATTtgacataaaataaatttttcttgaACATAATTTGGTTTTATGATGCTTTCTTATCGGAGGCTCATTGCTGCCTCGATCGCAGTCTTACATAGCCTTCAAGCCCCCAGGCATGGGATTTTTAATTAGCCAACACGCTAAGTAGCCATTCATCAAATATCTTTCAACACATTTCAAGCGCCTGCGCTAATTGCCGCATGGAAGTGGCACCGAACCGGGGCGTGTGTTTGGGAACCAGTCACAAAGTGGCAGTCACCGAATCCAAATCTTATCTGTGCATCTCGAGGCAACGCCAGGTTGTCGCCAACTGCCAAGAGTGGTAAGTGGTAGTTGGCTGGCGGGCTGGCGGGATGGCAAAGTGGCAAGGTGGCAAGTGTGGCATTGCATGTTCagcttaaaatttaataagcGCAAACAACTTCATAAATTCAGGCCCAGAGATCGCTGGCCGTCACCTGACACCATCACTGAGAAATAACGCTAGGCAACTTGGAAAGAGGGCCATggggaactggaactggaagtAGCCCTCTTTCTCGCAGTGTAGCTCCGCGGAGCATAACGACTTGGGGCGAGAGGACTCCGACAAGATCGCGTCGCACAGCACGAATACACATTTAATATCTGACCGTTTATAATGGACTAATCCTGCCCAGATCGAGTCTATCACCCAGAGCTAACAACCCAATGGTCATTCTGCACAATCTTTCTTTCTGCAATGGTATGTTCTGCccgtatttatttattatattttaattgaaacaatGTGTTTGAAACATGAATATAGTTTCTATTTTCTAGTTTCTATTTTCCCAATAAAACATGCTGTTGAGGAAATTGATACAATCAAACTTCTTTCCGCCGACCTGTTAATAAAATACATAAGTACgtcttttgaaaattattacTTGAAACTTACAATCTGCTCCACGCGCTCGAAACTTTTGTTGGGAAGGACCAGGACAATAGGCTTTTCGCTGGTGTAGCCATTACTCTTTAAAATGTCATTTACTTTTCCCACAAACTCCTTCGATATGAATGACTCTATTTCCATTTTCAAGTGAAAGTCACGGAGAAATTTGcactttttaattatttcgaaGATGTTGTCCTTATTAAGTCCTTCGACTGCAATGCTCACTTTCTCCAGGGTAGTGGCATGATCGAAAATCCATTTGAATAAAATGCTCGACGGACAAAAATTGCTCCAGAACCCAATTTGCTTCAGCTTGGGGCAAACAGGTAAATCTATTTGACATATGATGGAATTGCAAATGCAAAACGATTCCAGAGCGCCAAACATCTCGGTAGTGGGTAATTGAGGCATCTGCCCCAATCCGACAATCTTCACTTTGCGCAGATTTTTGAGTGGCAGCAGCACATCATATATGTTTAGTCTAAATTGAAATGGTCCAAAATCGAGTTGCAAATCCTCCAAGTAGGTAAAACGTCTAATAAGATTCCCTGAAACGATGGACATATAATTAAAGAGGGCACCCGCCTTAGATGAATCACAACTCACCAATACGGCAATCCGCATCTTTAATATGTAATTCCTTTAAGTTCCCaagttttaaaaatgaatttacaAGCTTTGAGAAATTAGAGCTCGACGCATTTATTCGAACCCTTAGAGTCTGAAATTTCTTTCCATGCAGAAGAtatctttttatatattccaCCTCCTGATCATCTACGGTTATATTTATGGATTGCAAATTGTCGAAGCAATCATTAATTAACTGGTCAAGTattatgaaattattaaaattatctTCTAAATCGATGTGAAGAATCTTTGAACCGCACAGAGGCAAAATACGTTCGAGGAACCAGTCTGAGTTATAGTGGAGTGTAACCGTTGCATACGCATCTTTAATATGGCAAGCGAATGCTTTTCCCAAATAGTCATGAGCCACAGCCAGGGACCATTTATCCCATTCATCTAGATGTTTGAATATTTCGTCCAGGACTAAAAATGGCAAGTCAAGAATATTCACTGCAGTTTCCATTATCGAGAGTCGAAGTCTGCAACGATAAAAATTCAGCCACAGAGAGTTAATATTTTACCTGTAGAtttcattttatatttcaCTACTTTGCTGAATCGCCTGCTTTGCTGTAAAGGAAATTAATAAATGTTTCATATATATTCCGCATTTTTTAACCATTTTTTTCCACCAGTTCactataaatgtaataataattaatggcAAACACATATTTGCACTTGGCCATGGCATTAAAATTCCAGCCGGAACAATCAGCGCCATGGATTCTCTCACGATCATTATCTGGGGCCTGGAAATGGCCTGAAAGAGCGGAGTGGGCTATTTGGCGGCTAAATGAAGAGGCTCTTGGCCAAACGAATTGCTTACAGACTAAATGTCAGTGACAACAACAAGAACCAGGTCTCGCAACAACAGCTATTGGTCTAGTTAGAAATTCTATAACCGAATTCTGAGCAAGATGGGATGCACGGAAAAAACTTCATACGGATTTTCGTTgcaatcaattaaaattttggaATATATTTTCAACTTTTATTTGTTcctatttatatatttcttgtAAGTATTGAAGTACTTTGATgttttaggatttttattatttttgtgtaAGTATTGCCTCGTGCGGCAGCAGGGTGTTGAAAAATTGCCGGCACCTTCTGGTCCTTGACAGGTCGCTCGCCCCCTCCTCGCCCCTAACAGCCTCGCACTTTTGTCACGATCCTTTCAGTTACCCGTTGCAGCCACGGGCTGCaacacatccacatccacatccattGTTGCATCTTGGCTGGCGGCTGATCTCACAGAGATTGCGCTGGTGCGCGGCACTTTTTGGGTCTGGTCATCGCGACATCATCGCGCCAAGCAGGCCGAGCAGGGAATTGATGAACGCCTAGTTCCCGGTTCCTAGCCTACACTCCACGAAATTCCCCACGCCCCAGAGATTTTCCTCATTTTCCAACTATCGACTACCCGCAAATAGATGAAAGTTCCCCTGAATTTGTCGCTGTGCAATTAGAGCTTCGGCTTCATCTGCATGTGAGTGTTGGCTGGCCGGCTGGTTGCAGTTGGGGGTCGCACTGCGTCTATTTAAGGCCGAGATTTGATTGTCCGGCGGAGATATGCCAATTTCTCAGTCGGTTCCTGGCAGCTCACAGCTTGTCGGACATTGTTCTAGCTATGAGTGTTGGGTGTTGCAAGTTGCTATGCTGCTACGATGCAATGTTGCATGCGGCGGCGATCGCAGTCGCCTCGATTGATGCCGATTGCCGTTTGGCAATGGTCAAGCGAAAGTGTCAATATAATTGGCCAAATTGATGTGGCCAAGCTTGGAGCATGAAGCCTGGGGCCCAAATTAGGCAAACCGTTTTCAAGAAACATTCCGAGAAGCAGAAACTCCTTCGAGAAGTGCCACGCTTCTGGACACATTTCAATCAGTTTTCATTCGGCAGTGGAAAAACGATAAATAAATGACAAAAACCATTTCATAAGAGAGTCGCTGACAGTGGCATCTGCTGGCAAACACTTGCAACATGCGGCACTCACTTCCTCGactgcaacttgcaacttgcagcTTGCATAAATAGGAGCCAGAGGAGAGACTCGTTTGCATGCCGCCGCAAGACTTTCACATTGTGACGTATTTATGGATATCAAGTGCCACAATTTCTGCACTCGCGGATTCATCTTTGTCCCACACTCGGCAATAGAACAGCTCCAAGCTGCAAGCTCCACGATCCAAGCTCCAAGTTGCATTTCCTTTTCGAACTGACAGGCCCAGAGAAATCCAGTTAGTTATGTGCGATTCCCCCTGACTGAGATATTTGCATATCCATATTTGCAGCACTCGCATATTGATGGATGCATTCACCCGGCAATTATTTCGGCCTGGGCACTCACTCGGCTTTGGCTGGCCAAATCCCAGGCTGGCCTTTTAACATAGCAGAAGCAGATACCAAGATTTAAATTCCAACATCAAGTTGGCGGACTTTTATCTTAACCAGAAGATATGCCAGCAATTCTGAGCCAGTGCATAGGTATTTGTAATAGCTGGCATTTCAATCAGGCATTTGTGATCTGTCAATAATGATGAAGTTTGATTTAAAGACAGAAAACTAGtagttatattaaaaataaatccttAACCACCTTTGTTTTGAAGTGCATTTGTGCATTGACTTGTCAGCGGGCATAAAAAACCAATTCGAAGGACTTTGTTTGGACAGGGGCTGAGAAATGGCCATCGTTTCGCCATGGCCTCAaaactaattaattaatcaattatgGAAAACACACTCACCGCCCGACCCGATCCCTTGATTACGATTCCTTGGAAACGAGCTGCATTTTTTATGTGTGCAGTGCTCGTTAAAGTTTTATTGGCCGCCGCTCCCGATGGGATGTGAATCGTACATTTGTACACCTTCTGGGCCTTATTCCAGCCCCCCCCACCCGGATATTCCTCAAAGTATGAAAAATGCTAAGTCTGTAATGAAAACAAAAGCTAAACGCAGCTGGAGGCTTTGATAAAAAGTCGCAGCTCTTGCTTTCGAGTGCAGCTAATTAATTTTGATCCGCCAGGTGGGTTGCCACCCAGgaggtggaaaaaaaaaaacatctatCTGGGCGATGACTCACTGGGACAGCTACCAATCCCTGCACCATCAGGTGAATTATAGCCGATTGTCAATCCAGCAACACATTCGCCATTCGATGACCTGCCAATAGCCCTTGTCCTTTTCATGTTGCTCCCCCAGGGCCACAATGAAAGAAACATTTCTAAGGTTTGCATGTCTTGGTCAAATTTCAGTGcaattttgcttttttttggctAATGCTCGTCCATCCAGAGAGTTCGGGCAGTCCCTGGCGTATATTATTTCGGCATAAATCAAAACTTTCACTTAGCACGCTCATTTGTTTCAATGACCCTGCCTTTCCCACTCGAATAGTGATAAAAATCTATTacatgctcatatcatattttattttccgcTTCTTGGCACTTCCTGGGCTGAAGGGAAATTATGAAAAAGCTTTTTTTATGGCCACTGTCCATCCGCTTTTTACGATGATGACACCACGCTCTCCGGCTTTCTCGACTCACTCTCCGTCTCCGGCCAAGTgacatattaaatttaatggaAATTGATGAGCGCTTATTATGATATGAGATAGCTGGCATAGTCCTTTGTCCTGCCATCCCATCCTGTCCTTTCTTTGGGGGTTGCTTGGATGGATGGATTTTTTGTTTGGGTCCGGAGTTCGCCGTCCGTagtccggagtccggactTTAGTAT includes these proteins:
- the LOC26515323 gene encoding uncharacterized protein LOC26515323, with the protein product METAVNILDLPFLVLDEIFKHLDEWDKWSLAVAHDYLGKAFACHIKDAYATVTLHYNSDWFLERILPLCGSKILHIDLEDNFNNFIILDQLINDCFDNLQSINITVDDQEVEYIKRYLLHGKKFQTLRVRINASSSNFSKLVNSFLKLGNLKELHIKDADCRIGNLIRRFTYLEDLQLDFGPFQFRLNIYDVLLPLKNLRKVKIVGLGQMPQLPTTEMFGALESFCICNSIICQIDLPVCPKLKQIGFWSNFCPSSILFKWIFDHATTLEKVSIAVEGLNKDNIFEIIKKCKFLRDFHLKMEIESFISKEFVGKVNDILKSNGYTSEKPIVLVLPNKSFERVEQIVGGKKFDCINFLNSMFYWENRN